The Anaeromyxobacter sp. Fw109-5 genomic interval GCGGTGGGCGTCGTCGTGGCGAAGAAGCTCGGCGATCGGGTCGAGCGGGGTGAGCCGCTCTGCACGGTGCACGCGGGAGAGGGCAGCGAGTCCCGGGAGCGGGTCACCGCTCGGCTCGCCGGCGCGTACCGGATCGGGCCGGTCGCGCCGGCCCAGCGGCCGCTGGTGCTCGAGCGGCTCTGACCGCTCGTGGAACCCCGAACCAGGACTCGCCGTCCCGAGGGAACGTCATGCCCCATCGCGCCGACCTCTCCACGCGCCTCTCGTACGCGCTCGCCTGGGTGCGCGGGAAGACGGACCTCGCGCCGGCGGCGGGCCTCGTGCTCGGCTCGGGGCTCGGCGACTTCGTGGATCGGCTCGAGCGCGCCGTCTCGATCCCGTACGAGGAGATCCCGTCGTTCCCCGTCTCCCGCGTCCCGGGGCACGTGGGGCGGCTCGTGATCGGCGAGCTCGTGACCTCGGAGGGCACGGTGGCCGTCGCCGCCATGCAGGGGCGGGTACACGGATACGAGGGGTGGAGCGGCGAGGAGGTCGCCTTCGGGGCGCGCGTGCTGTGCGCCCTCGGCGTGAAGCTCCTGCTCGTCACCAACGCCGCGGGCGGCGTGAACCCGACGTACGCGCCGGGTGACCTCGTCCGGATCGTCGACCACCTGAACCTCTCCGGGGTGAATCCGCTCGTGGGGGCGAACGACGAGCGGCTCGGTCCGCGCTTCCCCGACCTGTCGGAGGCCTACGACGCTCGGCTGGGCGCCCTGCTCGAGGAGGCGGCCGCGCGCGCCGGCGTGACGCTCCGTCGAGGGGTGTACGCTTGCATGCCAGGCCCGTCCTACGAGACCCCCGCCGAGATCCGCATGCTGCGGCTCCTCGGGGCCGATCTGGTCGGCATGTCCACCGTGCCGGAGGTGATCGCCGCCCGTCACATGGGCGTCCCGGTGGCGGGCCTCTCCGTGGTCACCAACTTCGCCGCCGGCCTGTCCCGCCGCCCCCTGTCGCACGAGGAGGTGGCCGAGACGGCCGGGCGGGTCCGCGACCGGCTGGCCGCGGTCGTGGAAGGGTTCCTCCCCGGAGCGGTTCGTTGAAGAGGGTGGCCCCGCGCTGCTAGCCTCGCGGTACGGAGGGCCGAGCATGGACGACCGTGACCTGCCGTTGAACGCCGTCCCCGACCCGGATCCCGCCGGGCGCGAGCACGACGAGCGCCGCGACAGCGAGCGCATCCCCATCCACCTGCTGGTGCGCGACGCCGCCCTGGGCGGCTCGTTCGAGGCACACGAGGGCAACCTCGGCCTCGGCGGCGTGTTCTTCGGCGGCCTGCACCCGCCTTCGGGCAACCGCCTCGAGGTCCGCTTCCTCATCCCGGGAACGAGGCAGGAGGTCGAGGCGGTCGGCGAGGTGCTGCGGGTCTCCCGGAACGGACAGCGCTTCGGGGCGCACGTGAAGTTCGTGGACATGCCGCTCGCCTCCGAGCTCGCCATCGCGCGCTTCCTGCAGGACGAGTGATGGCGCCGCCCACCTGCGTTGAGCGTCGCGAGGCGCTCGATGCCGTCGCCGAGCGGGGCACACGACGACCGAGCAGCGCAGGCGTGCCTGGAAGGCACGTCGAGCAGCACAGGGAGGAGTCTGCCCCGCGCAGGCAGGCAGCGTGCGCCGCAGCAGCTCAATGCGAGTGGGTGTCGCCATGACAGCGCGGGCGCCGAGGAGGGGGAGCGCGGACGCCGCGCTGGCGCGGGCCGCGCGCGCCGCGCGCAAGCGGGCGTACGCTCCGTACTCGCGGTTCCGGGTCGGCGCGGCCGTGCGCGCGGGCGGGGCCGTTCACTCGGGGTGCAACATCGAGAACGCGAGCTACGGGCTCACCGTGTGCGCCGAGCGCGTGGCGGTGGCCGCGGCCGTCGCCGCGGGGGCGCGCCGCATCGAGGCGGTCGCGGTGGCGAGCGGGACGGACGAGCCGACCCCGCCGTGCGGGATGTGCCTGCAGACCCTCGCCGAGTTCGCCGGGCCGGAGCTGCCGGTCCGGCTCGTGGGCGCCCGCGGCGGCACGCTCGACACGACGCTCGGCGAGCTCCTGCCGCGCGCGTTCACGAAGCGCTTCCTGTGACGGCCGCCGGCGGGGCCGGCGCCCGTTTGACGGGGCCGGGCGCGGGGCCTATGTAGGCCCGATGGACGTCCACCGCTCGCTCGAAGAGGCTCGCGCCGCGGGTCGCCTGCGCGGCTGTGCCGTCGCCGTCGGGAACTTCGACGGCGTGCACCTCGGCCACCAGCGGCTCATCGCGCTCGCGCGGGCGCTCGCGCACCCGCGCGGCGCCGCGGCGGCCGTCCTCACCTTCGAGCCGCACCCGGTGCGCGTGCTCCGCCCGAGCCTCGCGCCGCCGCTGCTCGCGACCCTGCCGCGGAAGCTGGAGCTGCTGGCCGCGGCCGGCGCCGACGCGGTGGTCCTCCAGCCGTTCGACCTCCCGTACGCGGCGACCCCCGCGTCGGCGTTCGTCGCCCGGGACCTCGTCGGCGGGCTGGGCTGCTCGGACGTGGTCGTCGGCTACGACTTCACCGCCGGGCACGAGCGGGCACGGGTGGACGCGCTGCGCCCGCTGCTCGCCGCCCACGGCGTCCGGCTGCACGTCGTCGAGCCGGTGACCATCGACGGGCTCGTGGTCTCGTCCACCAAGGTGCGCGAGTTCCTGCTCGAGGGGAACGTGGAGGCGGCCGCGCTGCTCCTCACCCGGCCGCACGACGTGGACGGGATCGTCGCGCGCGGCGCCGGGAGGGGGCGGGGCTTCGGGTTCGCGACCGCGAACGTGCAGACGGCGGCTTTGCTCCCCGCGAACGGGGTGTACGCGGTCCGCGCCTGGCTGGGCGGCCAGCCCGGGCCGCAGGGCCTCGAGGGCGCGGCCCTGCACGAGGGTGTGTGCAACGTGGGCGTGAAGCCCACGGTCGAGGCGAACGCCGCGCTCACCGCCGAGGCGCACCTGTTCGACTTCATGGGCCGGGATCTCTACGGCGAGCGGATCCGCGTCGCCTTCGTCGCGCGGTTGCGGGACGAGCGTCGCTTCGCGTCGGTCGACGCGCTGCGGGCGCAGATCGCCGAGGACGCCGCGCGCGCGCGGGAGCTCCTCGCGCAGGCGCCGATGTAGGGCCGGGTCCGCGATTTACCCTCTCGAATCGCGTACTTACGGGCGGTCGCTTCCTTGACCCCTCGGCGAGCGGCCTGTTAAGTTCGCCGGGCTTCGCGGCCTGTCGCGCGCTCGACCACGGGGACCCTCACGCATGTCTGGACGGCTCGGCGAACTCCTGGTCCGGGAGAACCTCATCTCCCTGCAGCAGCTGCAGAGGGCCCAGGACGAGCAGCGCAAGACGGGCGGCCGCATCGGCTCGCTGCTCGTGCGGACCGGCGCGATCGCCGAGCACGACCTCACGAGCTTCCTCTCGAAGCAGTACGGCGTCCCGGCGATCTCGCTCAAGGACTTCGACATCGACGACGAGGTCCTGAAGCTCGTCCCGAAGTCGACGGCAGAGAAGCACCAGGTGGTGCCGGTGAACCGCGCCGGCGCCTCGCTCATCGTCGCGATGAGCGACCCCTCCAACATCTTCGCCATCGACGACATCAAGTTCCTCACCGGCTACAACGTCGAGGTCGTCGTCGCGTCCGAGCAGGCCATCAAGGAGGCCATCGACAAGTACTACGCGGACAGGGGGCCGAACCTCGAGGAGGTGATGGCGGGGTTCGACGACGGCGAGATCTCGGTGATCGAGGCCGCGGCCGACGACATGAACGTCGTCGATCTCGAGAAGAGCGCCGAGGACGCGCCGGTCGTCAAGCTGGTGAACCTCATCCTGCTCGACGCCATCAAGAAGGGCGCCTCCGACATCCACATCGAGCCCTACGAGAAGGACTTCCGCGTCCGCTTCCGCATCGACGGCACGCTGTACGAGGTGATGAAGCCGCCGATGAAGCTCAGGAGCGCCATCATCTCCCGCCTGAAGATCATGTCCGAGCTGGACATCAGCGAGCGTCGCCTCCCGCAGGACGGGCGAATCAAGCTGAAGCTCGGCAAGGGCAAGGAGATGGACTTCCGAGTCTCCGTCTGCCCCACGCTCTTCGGCGAGAAGGTGGTGATGCGCCTCCTCGACAAGTCGAACCTCCAGCTCGACATGACGAAGCTGGGCTTCGAGGAGCAGCAGCTGAAGGACTTCCTGGAGGCGATCGACCGGCCCTACGGGATGGTCCTCGTCACCGGCCCCACCGGCTCGGGCAAGACCACCACGCTCTACTCGGCGCTCTCCAAGCTGAACGAGGTCGCCTGGAACATCTCCACCGCCGAGGATCCCGTCGAGTTCAACTTCTTCGGGATCAACCAGGTGCAGATGCACGAGGACATCGGCCTCAACTTCGCGGCCGCGCTGCGCAGCTTCCTGCGCCAGGATCCCGACATCATCATGGTCGGAGAGATCCGCGACTTCGAGACCGCCGAGATCGGCGTCAAGGCCGCGCTCACCGGCCACCTCGTGCTCTCGACCCTCCACACCAACGACGCGCCCGGGACGGTGTCGCGCCTCCTCAACATGGGCATCGAGCCGTTCCTGGTGACGGCGTCGCTCAACGCCATCGTGGCGCAGCGGCTCTGCCGCCGCCTGTGCGCGGAGTGCAAGAAGCCGGCGCAGCTCGAGGAGCAGGCGCTCCTCGACGCGGGCTTCGGGCCGGAGGAGCTCGGGACGTTCCAGCCCTTCGAGCCGGTCGGCTGCAAGACCTGCAACGACCGCGGCTACAAGGGCCGCGTGGCGGTGTACGAGGTGATGCCGCTCTGGGACGGCCTCAAGGAGCTCGTCATCCAGGGCTGCTCGACCGCCGAGCTCAAGCAGGAGGCGATCCGGCTGGGCTTCAAGACCCTTCGCATGAGCGCCCTCAACAAGGTGAAGCTCGGCGTGACGACGCTCTCCGAGGCGGTGGGCAACACCGCGCCGGACAAGTTCTAGGCTCCTCGCAGGCACGAAGGCGGACCGAGATTTGGCGAACCTGCACCAGCTCCTCAAGGCGATGGTCGAGAAGGGGGCCTCCGACCTCCACGTGACGACCGGGTCGCCGCCCCAGCTCCGCATCGACGGCGCCCTCGTGCCGCTCAAGACGCCGCCGCTCACGCCCGTCGAGACGAAGCAGCTCTGCTACTCCATCCTGACGGACTCGCAGAAGCACAAGTTCGAGGAGGAGAGCGAGCTCGACCTCTCCTTCGGCGTGAAGGGGCTCTCGCGCTTCCGGGCGAACATCTTCATGCAGCGCGGCGCCGTGGCCGGCGCGTTCCGCACCATCCCGTTCAAGATCCTGACCTTTCAGGAGCTCGGGCTGCCGCCCATCGTGACCGAGCTCGCGAAGAAGCCGCGCGGCCTCGTGCTCGTGACCGGCCCCACCGGCTCCGGCAAGTCGACCACGCTCGCGTCGATCATCGACAAGATCAACACGGACCGGCACGAGCACATCATCACGATCGAGGATCCGATCGAGTACCTCCACCCGCACAAGAACTGCGTGGTGAACCAGCGCGAGGTCGGGGCCGACACCCAGTCGTTCAAGAAGGCGCTCAAGTACATCCTCCGCCAGGATCCCGACGTGGTCCTCGTGGGCGAGATGCGCGACCTCGAGACCATCGAGGCGGCGCTGGTCATCTCCGAGACCGGCCACCTGGCCTTCGCGACGCTGCACACGAACAGCGCGGTGCAGACCATCAACCGCATCCTGGACGTGTTCCCGCCCTACCAGCAGCCGCAGGTGCGCGCGCAGCTCTCGTTCGTGCTCGAGGGCGTGCTCACCCAGAACCTGCTGCCTCGGGCCGGCGGTCCCGGGCGCGTGCTCATCATCGAGGTGATGGTCCCGAACCCCGCCATCCGGAACCTGATCCGCGAGGACAAGATCCACCAGGTGTACTCGCAGATGCAGGTCGGCCAGGCCAAGTTCGGGATGCAGACCTTCAACCAGAGCCTCGCGGCGGCGTTCTCCCGGCGGCTCATCACGCTCGAGGACGCGATGGGCCGCTCCCCGGACCCCGAGGAGCTGAAGAACCTGCTCTCGAGCGGCGCGGCCCTGCGCCCCGCCGCGCCGCCGTCCCGCTGAACCAGGTTTTCGACCCGCGGGCGACCCTCGGCTAGGATCGCCCGGCACCCGCGAGGAGCTCATGGCCCAGGCCGCAGCCGCGAACGCGAAGACGAAGGCCGCGCCCGCGCCGAAGGAGGCGCCGGTCTGGAAGTGGTCGGCCAAGACCAAGCAGGGGGAGATCAAGTCCGGCGAGATGGAGGCCGGAGACGCGGCGGCGGTCGAGGCCCGGCTCCGGCAGATGGGGCTCGAGCCGACGAAGGTCCGGAGGAAGCCGAAGGACATCGTCATCCCCGGCCTCGGCCCGAGCGTGAAGACGAAGGACATCCTCGTCTTCACCCGCCAGTTCTCGGTGATGATCGACGCCGGCCTGCCGCTGGTGCAGGCCCTCGACATCCTCGCCACGCAGTCGGACAACCCCGCCTTCAAGAAGGTCCTCACCGCGGTGAAGGTGCGCGTGGAGTCGGGCTCCACCTTCGCCGACGCGCTCGGCGAGCACCCCAAGGCCTTCGACGACCTCTTCGTGCAGCTCGTGCGCGCCGGCGAGATCGGCGGCATCCTGGACACCATCCTCCAGCGGCTCGGGGCGTACATCGAGAAGAACGAGAAGCTGAAGCGGCGCGT includes:
- a CDS encoding type IV pilus twitching motility protein PilT, which produces MANLHQLLKAMVEKGASDLHVTTGSPPQLRIDGALVPLKTPPLTPVETKQLCYSILTDSQKHKFEEESELDLSFGVKGLSRFRANIFMQRGAVAGAFRTIPFKILTFQELGLPPIVTELAKKPRGLVLVTGPTGSGKSTTLASIIDKINTDRHEHIITIEDPIEYLHPHKNCVVNQREVGADTQSFKKALKYILRQDPDVVLVGEMRDLETIEAALVISETGHLAFATLHTNSAVQTINRILDVFPPYQQPQVRAQLSFVLEGVLTQNLLPRAGGPGRVLIIEVMVPNPAIRNLIREDKIHQVYSQMQVGQAKFGMQTFNQSLAAAFSRRLITLEDAMGRSPDPEELKNLLSSGAALRPAAPPSR
- a CDS encoding PilZ domain-containing protein, which encodes MDDRDLPLNAVPDPDPAGREHDERRDSERIPIHLLVRDAALGGSFEAHEGNLGLGGVFFGGLHPPSGNRLEVRFLIPGTRQEVEAVGEVLRVSRNGQRFGAHVKFVDMPLASELAIARFLQDE
- a CDS encoding purine-nucleoside phosphorylase encodes the protein MPHRADLSTRLSYALAWVRGKTDLAPAAGLVLGSGLGDFVDRLERAVSIPYEEIPSFPVSRVPGHVGRLVIGELVTSEGTVAVAAMQGRVHGYEGWSGEEVAFGARVLCALGVKLLLVTNAAGGVNPTYAPGDLVRIVDHLNLSGVNPLVGANDERLGPRFPDLSEAYDARLGALLEEAAARAGVTLRRGVYACMPGPSYETPAEIRMLRLLGADLVGMSTVPEVIAARHMGVPVAGLSVVTNFAAGLSRRPLSHEEVAETAGRVRDRLAAVVEGFLPGAVR
- the ribF gene encoding riboflavin biosynthesis protein RibF; amino-acid sequence: MDVHRSLEEARAAGRLRGCAVAVGNFDGVHLGHQRLIALARALAHPRGAAAAVLTFEPHPVRVLRPSLAPPLLATLPRKLELLAAAGADAVVLQPFDLPYAATPASAFVARDLVGGLGCSDVVVGYDFTAGHERARVDALRPLLAAHGVRLHVVEPVTIDGLVVSSTKVREFLLEGNVEAAALLLTRPHDVDGIVARGAGRGRGFGFATANVQTAALLPANGVYAVRAWLGGQPGPQGLEGAALHEGVCNVGVKPTVEANAALTAEAHLFDFMGRDLYGERIRVAFVARLRDERRFASVDALRAQIAEDAARARELLAQAPM
- a CDS encoding cytidine deaminase, encoding MTARAPRRGSADAALARAARAARKRAYAPYSRFRVGAAVRAGGAVHSGCNIENASYGLTVCAERVAVAAAVAAGARRIEAVAVASGTDEPTPPCGMCLQTLAEFAGPELPVRLVGARGGTLDTTLGELLPRAFTKRFL
- the pilB gene encoding type IV-A pilus assembly ATPase PilB, whose protein sequence is MSGRLGELLVRENLISLQQLQRAQDEQRKTGGRIGSLLVRTGAIAEHDLTSFLSKQYGVPAISLKDFDIDDEVLKLVPKSTAEKHQVVPVNRAGASLIVAMSDPSNIFAIDDIKFLTGYNVEVVVASEQAIKEAIDKYYADRGPNLEEVMAGFDDGEISVIEAAADDMNVVDLEKSAEDAPVVKLVNLILLDAIKKGASDIHIEPYEKDFRVRFRIDGTLYEVMKPPMKLRSAIISRLKIMSELDISERRLPQDGRIKLKLGKGKEMDFRVSVCPTLFGEKVVMRLLDKSNLQLDMTKLGFEEQQLKDFLEAIDRPYGMVLVTGPTGSGKTTTLYSALSKLNEVAWNISTAEDPVEFNFFGINQVQMHEDIGLNFAAALRSFLRQDPDIIMVGEIRDFETAEIGVKAALTGHLVLSTLHTNDAPGTVSRLLNMGIEPFLVTASLNAIVAQRLCRRLCAECKKPAQLEEQALLDAGFGPEELGTFQPFEPVGCKTCNDRGYKGRVAVYEVMPLWDGLKELVIQGCSTAELKQEAIRLGFKTLRMSALNKVKLGVTTLSEAVGNTAPDKF